Proteins found in one Patagioenas fasciata isolate bPatFas1 chromosome 13, bPatFas1.hap1, whole genome shotgun sequence genomic segment:
- the CRISPLD2 gene encoding cysteine-rich secretory protein LCCL domain-containing 2, whose product MNPALPWILPLGCVLFLGQAAECFVLSNSSHLERILSKYQDGETHSRSKRAILFSDRQEILMLHNKLRGQVHPAASNMEYMTWDDELERSAHAWAQQCIWDHGPSALIRSIGQNLAVHWGRYRSPAFHVQSWYDEVKDYTYPYPHECNPWCPEKCTGSMCTHYTQIVWATTNKIGCAVNVCKQMNVWGEIWENAVYLVCNYSPKGNWIGEAPYKTGRPCSECPPSYGGGCQNNLCYRDNRYQDPIIAETDETNEVEISQVAEQNPVRFYPPESNPSKPVKPKKTIPDSYMTQVISCETKMRDKCRGSTCNRYLCPAGCLYSKGKIFGTFYYESSSSICRAAIHYGILDNKGGLVDITRKGRTPAFVKSTRNGVESFRKSKPSNAFMVSKVTTQTLDCYTTVAELCRFKKPATHCPRIYCPAHCKEEPSYWAPVFGTNVYADSSSICKTAVHAGVISDESGGFVDVMPVEKKKTYVGSLKNGVQSESLKNPSDGNAFRIFAVKQ is encoded by the exons ATGAACCCTGCCCTGCCTTGGATCCTTCCTCTGGGATGTGTACTGTTCCTGGGACAGGCAGCCGAATGCTTCGTCTTGTCCAACTCAAGTCACCTGGAGAGGATTCTGAGTAAATATCAGGATGGGGAAACTCATTCCAGATCCAAAAGAGCCATTTTATTCTCAGACAGACAGGAGATACTGATGCTCCACAATAAACTGAGAGGTCAAGTGCACCCAGCAGCATCTAATATGGAATACATG ACCTGGGATGATGAGCTGGAAAGATCAGCCCACGCTTGGGCTCAGCAGTGTATCTGGGACCATGGGCCGAGTGCCCTCATCAGGTCAATTGGACAGAACTTGGCGGTTCACTGGGGCAG ATATCGATCTCCAGCTTTCCACGTCCAATCTTGGTATGATGAAGTCAAAGATTACACGTACCCGTATCCTCACGAGTGCAACCCATGGTGTCCAGAGAAATGCACTGGCTCCATGTGCACACATTACACCCAG ATAGTCTGGGCCACGACGAACAAGATCGGGTGTGCCGTGAACGTCTGCAAGCAGATGAACGTCTGGGGAGAAATCTGGGAGAATGCCGTCTACCTGGTCTGCAATTACTCGCCCAA GGGCAACTGGATCGGAGAAGCTCCATACAAGACTGGCCGCCCTTGCTCCGAGTGCCCGCCGAGTTATGGGGGAGGCTGCCAGAACAACCTCTGCTACAGAG ATAACCGTTACCAAGATCCCATCATCGCTGAGACGGATGAGACTAACGAAGTGGAGATTTCACAGGTTGCAGAGCAAAACCCAGTGCGGTTCTACCCTCCAGAAAGCAATCCCAGCAAACCTGTGAAGCCCAAGAAAACCATCCCAGACTCCTACATGA cacaAGTCATTAGCTGTGAGACCAAGATGAGAGACAAATGCAGAGGCTCAACGTGCAACAG GTATTTGTGCCCAGCTGGCTGCTTGTACAGTAAGGGAAAGATCTTTGGAACATTTTATTATGAGAGT TCATCAAGCATCTGCCGTGCTGCAATTCATTACGGCATCCTGGACAATAAAGGAGGGCTGGTTGATATCACGAGGAAAGGGAGGACACCGGCTTTTGTGAAGTCTACCAGGAACGGTGTGGAGTCTTTCAG GAAAAGCAAGCCTTCAAATGCGTTCATGGTTTCCAAAGTCACAA CGCAGACACTGGATTGCTACACTACAGTAGCTGAGCTGTGCCGGTTCAAAAAGCCAGCCACCCATTGCCCAAG GATTTATTGTCCAGCCCACTGTAAAGAAGAGCCGTCATACTGGGCACCGGTGTTTGGCACAAATGTTTATGCAGAT agcTCCAGTATCTGCAAAACTGCAGTGCACGCAGGAGTCATTTCAGATGAAAGCGGTGGTTTTGTGGACGTGATGCctgtagaaaagaagaaaacttatGTTGGCTCTTTAAAGAACGGAGTCCAGTCTGAGAG cttgAAGAATCCTTCAGATGGAAACGCTTTCCGAATTTTTGCTGTGAAGCAGTAA